One window of the Deltaproteobacteria bacterium genome contains the following:
- a CDS encoding EamA family transporter codes for MTQHLALISLLIAGLGWGTTGLFVRVLGGRGFSSFELLGLRLIVVFALLLPILLGKGLLKRDRPSTKTAFFVSFAMLFYYLGAIVAVQNLPLVLAVLVIGSSPLIAWCLPLLTELRLPRGQEWFQGLGVFFGILGLIGLALSKNEGSVIPGGAVPVIGYVGGLVAAIVTVINARKLRSVKSEQLPTPESISLLTAIFGVLLSPILFFESDQLFSRVVQDWILILGFGVFATLIPGFAIAYASSRLNPTTTSTVSIQLQVWTAILGWAILGEKLSPIQMVSAASVVLGTAICVFGRERNAAT; via the coding sequence ATGACCCAGCATCTAGCCCTGATTTCGCTTTTGATAGCCGGACTTGGGTGGGGGACGACGGGCCTTTTTGTTAGAGTCTTAGGAGGCCGCGGGTTTTCGTCTTTCGAATTATTAGGTCTTCGGTTGATTGTGGTATTCGCGCTGCTACTTCCGATTCTATTGGGAAAGGGACTCTTGAAGCGCGATCGCCCGTCAACTAAAACGGCTTTTTTTGTAAGCTTCGCAATGTTGTTCTATTATTTGGGAGCGATTGTCGCCGTGCAGAACTTGCCGCTGGTTCTTGCTGTTCTTGTTATTGGCTCGTCCCCTCTCATCGCTTGGTGTTTACCTCTTTTAACTGAGCTGCGTTTGCCGCGAGGCCAGGAATGGTTTCAAGGATTAGGTGTGTTCTTTGGAATTCTCGGCTTAATAGGTTTGGCGTTAAGCAAAAATGAAGGTTCGGTAATTCCAGGGGGAGCTGTTCCAGTCATAGGGTACGTCGGCGGCCTGGTCGCCGCTATAGTGACAGTGATCAATGCGCGCAAGTTGCGGTCGGTGAAATCGGAGCAGCTTCCGACGCCGGAAAGTATCTCACTTTTGACAGCGATATTTGGAGTTCTGTTATCTCCAATTTTATTTTTCGAATCCGACCAACTGTTTTCCCGAGTTGTGCAGGACTGGATTCTAATTCTCGGATTTGGCGTTTTCGCCACTTTGATACCGGGCTTTGCAATCGCCTATGCCTCAAGTCGACTGAATCCGACGACCACTTCGACCGTGTCGATTCAATTGCAAGTATGGACCGCGATTCTAGGATGGGCGATTTTGGGCGAAAAGCTTTCGCCAATCCAGATGGTGTCGGCCGCTTCCGTCGTTTTAGGAACGGCAATTTGCGTTTTTGGGCGCGAACGAAATGCAGCTACTTGA
- a CDS encoding aldehyde dehydrogenase family protein, producing MSSSQVFQNSDVMALVQSVQAMNQAHASFLKIDLSEREKMISSVLHSFKLELSTHADAIVSTFSESIGVPKRRVLEEMLPTATELLNQVEETFLGLSEKGVAFFPSAGHCAVFLGWTDPLISFVRRIPVLFAAGNAVCLKPSRTSSAAYDLLGKLWHKSLEAGGLQKGLFQILHGAGEGEDQIGELILRHPAMKSIYWIGRTEAALKARVAALQEGKRFFFSGSGRNPAIIFPHQEADIFEAKVRRLADLVLDAHGLGPFRPSRFFVQESIYKQVLEIITDQWDRVQTAGAFAGKLPLKECLRFDRQLKLALSETGKLVTGGSRAEHVIQPTLIRDLTNCSTLQGEELSGPVITAASFKYLHEALKYANTSPLGLSAYLLHPDGEKISAISSKIEASRVITRPEISRSTYLFKTVCPVKQSQSEDDGIDAIFRSSQWRSRVF from the coding sequence ATGTCGTCATCTCAAGTTTTTCAGAATTCCGATGTCATGGCTCTTGTTCAATCTGTTCAGGCGATGAATCAGGCGCATGCAAGTTTTCTAAAAATCGATCTCTCCGAGAGAGAAAAGATGATTTCGAGTGTGCTTCACTCATTTAAACTAGAACTTTCGACTCATGCAGATGCGATTGTTAGCACCTTCAGCGAATCGATCGGGGTTCCGAAAAGACGTGTCCTTGAGGAGATGTTGCCGACCGCAACCGAGTTGTTAAATCAAGTCGAAGAAACCTTTCTGGGGCTTTCTGAAAAGGGAGTCGCCTTTTTTCCCTCAGCCGGTCATTGTGCTGTGTTTTTGGGTTGGACGGATCCATTGATCTCTTTTGTTAGACGTATTCCGGTGCTGTTTGCTGCTGGCAATGCTGTTTGCCTTAAGCCCAGTCGTACCTCTTCTGCCGCCTATGACCTTTTGGGAAAGCTTTGGCATAAGAGCCTTGAAGCGGGCGGTTTGCAAAAAGGGCTTTTTCAAATTCTCCACGGCGCAGGCGAGGGTGAAGATCAAATTGGCGAATTGATACTTCGGCACCCGGCCATGAAGTCGATTTACTGGATAGGTCGGACAGAGGCGGCGCTCAAAGCTCGCGTGGCGGCGCTGCAAGAAGGGAAAAGGTTTTTTTTCTCTGGAAGCGGTCGTAACCCCGCAATCATTTTTCCCCATCAGGAAGCCGACATTTTTGAAGCCAAAGTTCGGAGATTAGCTGACTTGGTTCTAGATGCACACGGCCTAGGGCCTTTTCGCCCATCGCGATTTTTTGTCCAGGAATCGATTTACAAACAAGTTCTCGAAATTATCACCGACCAGTGGGACAGAGTTCAGACGGCGGGCGCCTTCGCCGGAAAATTGCCTTTGAAAGAGTGTCTTCGCTTTGACCGTCAGCTGAAATTGGCTTTATCAGAAACTGGAAAATTGGTGACGGGTGGATCGCGAGCGGAACATGTTATTCAGCCGACGTTGATTCGCGATCTTACCAATTGTTCTACGCTTCAGGGCGAGGAACTGTCGGGACCGGTTATAACAGCGGCTAGCTTTAAGTATCTCCATGAAGCTTTGAAGTACGCGAACACTTCGCCCCTTGGTCTTTCGGCGTATCTGCTTCACCCAGATGGCGAAAAAATCTCGGCCATTAGCTCGAAAATCGAAGCTTCTCGGGTAATCACTCGCCCCGAAATCTCGAGAAGTACCTATCTCTTCAAGACCGTATGCCCCGTAAAGCAGTCGCAATCGGAAGATGACGGCATTGACGCCATCTTCCGCTCAAGTCAGTGGCGATCTCGCGTCTTTTGA
- a CDS encoding cation transporter: protein MTTSKHAHTHPHEHGHEHAHNHEHNHCHSTGHRHVHLPKDRSNRSFAIAFFANLIFAFVELIGGVLAQSYAITADAVHDFGDSLSIGIAWWLENFSRRGRTESFNFGYRRFSLLAALISGVVISVGALGVLVSSILSFSTPKEPVTWGMALLAVLGILVNGGASLALNRGAGATQNEKVLSWHLLEDLLGWVVVLVGAGLIYLTKWNWIDPVLAILLSLYILWNISKSLRETIYLLLQGRPMSFSEENFKREALANKHVDSIDSIHVWSLDGVKAVMSFRIHLHSLDDRKQVEALKAKLRHLALHHGVDSDNITIETCLAASCSEPETLVTTHSENDSK from the coding sequence GTGACCACCTCGAAACACGCTCACACCCATCCACATGAACACGGCCATGAACATGCTCACAACCACGAACACAACCATTGCCACAGCACCGGTCACCGCCACGTCCATCTGCCAAAAGATCGATCAAATCGTTCGTTTGCAATCGCGTTCTTCGCGAATTTAATTTTTGCGTTCGTAGAACTGATTGGCGGCGTCCTGGCGCAAAGTTACGCAATCACTGCCGATGCCGTACACGACTTTGGCGATTCACTCTCCATCGGGATTGCTTGGTGGCTTGAGAATTTTTCTCGACGCGGGAGAACTGAAAGTTTTAATTTTGGCTACCGGCGCTTTTCACTTCTGGCAGCACTCATTTCAGGAGTTGTAATTTCTGTCGGAGCGCTCGGCGTTCTCGTTTCTTCTATTTTAAGTTTTTCTACCCCCAAAGAACCTGTGACCTGGGGAATGGCTCTGCTGGCTGTCCTAGGGATCCTGGTCAATGGAGGAGCATCGCTTGCCCTGAACCGCGGCGCTGGCGCAACCCAAAACGAAAAAGTCTTATCCTGGCATTTACTTGAAGATCTATTAGGCTGGGTCGTTGTGCTAGTGGGCGCAGGCTTAATCTACCTAACGAAATGGAATTGGATTGACCCAGTACTCGCCATTTTGCTCTCGCTTTACATACTCTGGAATATTTCAAAGAGCTTGCGCGAGACCATTTATCTATTGCTTCAAGGCAGACCAATGTCTTTTTCCGAGGAAAATTTTAAGCGGGAAGCTCTGGCGAATAAGCACGTAGATTCAATTGATTCGATCCATGTTTGGTCGCTGGACGGAGTGAAAGCCGTAATGTCGTTTCGAATTCACCTCCACAGTCTTGATGATCGAAAACAGGTAGAAGCATTGAAGGCAAAGCTTCGTCATTTGGCTCTTCATCATGGCGTCGATTCAGACAACATCACGATAGAAACCTGCCTTGCGGCTAGTTGCTCGGAACCAGAAACACTCGTGACAACGCACTCAGAGAACGATTCAAAATAG
- a CDS encoding peptide ABC transporter substrate-binding protein, producing the protein MPNRFHLKMLTYVVTCLALPIPAFATQTLSTPLEASPSSPNFRFSLSTEPSHFDPAKITSSESNYFIVNLLRGLYFIDGNGEAKPEIAEHCTQTSSLKIECVIKENAKWSDGKEIVAEDFVKSWGRLLNPGAKGIGASILSSVDNAIEIHGGKKPATELGVRVKSKRVLEISLNKPDSDFFSKLAHPALSVVRSEANYARSEDAPSTPVSGPYKIAQWTKSNRIRITPNPHFDSIRPKLKAPRPEAEILIVEDDETALNLYREGTLTFLRRLPTHYLKDWKNSKELFQIPVVRFDYIGFGPQLRNQADLRKALALSLNYQELKILYSALGIPGCPGLSPGWMSKVPCHEFDLEKAKGYFAKVPESIRQMPLALQFSKLGGDDTQKGMEWAQAQWKKNLGFKVELQAVEQSVFVSGLKANPPPIFRKGVGLDRASCLAATEIFTTGDGENYIRLNENNFQAAVDKLAITRSPETRKALCTRLVKILLDDAHIIPLGQIHLSILAKPSFKGWTLTPLNQLDLSRLQVSK; encoded by the coding sequence ATGCCTAATAGATTTCATCTCAAAATGTTGACCTACGTCGTAACCTGTCTCGCGCTACCAATACCCGCCTTCGCTACCCAAACCCTCTCGACACCCCTAGAAGCTAGTCCATCTTCGCCCAATTTTAGATTTAGCTTATCGACCGAACCTTCCCACTTCGATCCTGCGAAAATTACGTCTTCCGAATCCAATTACTTTATTGTCAACCTGCTTCGCGGCCTCTATTTCATCGACGGAAACGGAGAAGCAAAACCTGAAATCGCAGAGCACTGCACGCAAACCAGCTCATTAAAGATCGAATGCGTGATCAAGGAGAATGCGAAATGGAGCGATGGTAAAGAAATAGTTGCCGAGGATTTTGTTAAATCTTGGGGTCGGCTGCTTAATCCAGGAGCCAAGGGCATTGGCGCCAGCATTCTCTCGAGTGTCGATAACGCGATTGAAATTCATGGCGGAAAAAAGCCAGCGACTGAACTGGGTGTAAGAGTAAAATCGAAACGTGTTCTCGAAATTTCGCTTAACAAACCAGACTCTGATTTTTTTTCGAAACTTGCTCACCCCGCACTTTCGGTTGTTCGATCTGAAGCCAATTACGCTAGGTCGGAAGATGCACCAAGTACGCCGGTCTCAGGTCCCTATAAAATCGCACAATGGACTAAATCAAATCGCATTCGCATTACGCCAAACCCGCACTTTGATTCCATTCGGCCCAAGCTAAAGGCCCCCCGCCCAGAGGCAGAAATTTTGATCGTCGAAGATGATGAAACCGCTCTCAACCTTTACCGAGAAGGCACACTGACTTTCCTTCGACGCCTGCCGACTCATTACTTGAAGGATTGGAAGAATTCAAAAGAGCTCTTTCAAATTCCAGTGGTTCGTTTCGACTATATCGGCTTCGGCCCTCAATTAAGAAATCAAGCTGATCTTCGCAAGGCACTTGCGCTTTCCTTGAACTACCAGGAACTAAAAATTCTTTATTCTGCGTTAGGTATTCCCGGCTGCCCTGGCCTCTCGCCGGGATGGATGAGTAAAGTGCCGTGTCATGAATTTGATTTGGAAAAAGCCAAAGGGTATTTTGCGAAAGTGCCTGAGAGCATTCGACAGATGCCGTTAGCGCTTCAATTTTCGAAACTTGGTGGCGACGACACTCAAAAAGGAATGGAATGGGCGCAAGCCCAATGGAAGAAAAATCTGGGCTTTAAAGTAGAACTTCAGGCAGTTGAACAATCTGTTTTTGTTTCCGGACTGAAAGCCAATCCCCCACCGATTTTCCGAAAAGGCGTCGGCCTCGACCGCGCTTCTTGCCTGGCCGCAACGGAAATTTTCACGACCGGCGACGGCGAAAATTATATTCGATTGAATGAGAATAACTTCCAGGCTGCCGTTGATAAACTCGCAATCACCCGTTCACCAGAAACTCGAAAAGCTCTCTGTACACGCCTTGTTAAAATCTTGCTGGACGACGCTCATATAATACCGCTTGGACAAATTCATTTATCAATTCTTGCAAAGCCGTCCTTCAAAGGCTGGACCCTCACTCCGCTCAATCAGCTAGACCTAAGTCGACTTCAGGTCTCAAAGTGA
- a CDS encoding GAF domain-containing protein, with protein MSRKPHAKPNVVTTSETERLGRYRSLVDTGISLTREKDISRILDIIIDRALDATGADAASIFLTENIKIDSVANTQAKYIPVLRFHRSTNRRSGKTYQNKILELEKTSIAGWVAIEGKAVRINDCYNLSGELGLVFNKEVDLETGYNTVSMLAVPMTSSNDKVRGVLQIINKIKPGSPGYIDKNKLIEATDVMPFTDEDEELMAAFASQASVAIENAKLTEDIENLFESFIRASVTAIESRDPSTSGHSDRVAVFTVEFARAVHQAELGPFKEIQFNDGQIRELRYAALLHDFGKIGVRESVLSKQLKLYPHEMETILNRLETVRAKQEMLAWKNTTEELLSLIDRGVKVDKPKDYVVKVVNKIDDFAKQLQQVRLSIVKANQPQVIAGDFDIISLISWINKTSQEIEQAILTPDEIVKLSLPKGTLTEVERREIESHVTHTYHFLRQIAWTEDLGSVPDIAYSHHEKMDGSGYPRGLVTEHIPLQSKLMTIADIYDALTSMDRPYKPAVQPERAIDILFMEGRSGKLDLDLLKIFVEAEVWRAALGMRPQKAA; from the coding sequence ATGAGTCGTAAGCCGCACGCGAAACCTAATGTCGTCACCACGTCCGAAACCGAGCGTTTAGGCCGTTATCGATCTCTCGTAGATACGGGGATTTCGCTTACTCGTGAAAAAGATATCAGTCGAATTCTTGATATCATCATCGACCGTGCACTAGACGCCACCGGTGCAGATGCGGCCAGTATCTTTTTAACTGAAAATATTAAAATCGATTCGGTAGCGAATACGCAGGCCAAGTACATCCCTGTTCTACGCTTCCACAGATCCACCAATCGACGATCTGGGAAAACGTATCAGAACAAAATCCTTGAGCTTGAGAAAACCTCTATTGCTGGCTGGGTCGCTATAGAAGGCAAGGCTGTTCGAATCAATGACTGCTATAATCTTTCTGGCGAATTGGGACTAGTATTCAACAAAGAAGTCGATCTCGAGACTGGTTACAACACGGTTTCCATGTTGGCAGTCCCGATGACGAGCTCCAACGACAAGGTTCGTGGCGTTCTGCAAATTATAAATAAAATCAAACCAGGCAGTCCTGGGTATATCGATAAAAACAAGCTGATTGAAGCAACAGATGTAATGCCCTTCACTGACGAAGATGAAGAACTGATGGCAGCTTTTGCATCGCAAGCTTCTGTAGCAATCGAAAACGCAAAACTCACTGAGGACATCGAAAATCTCTTTGAAAGCTTCATTCGCGCTTCTGTGACGGCCATCGAATCGCGAGATCCATCGACCAGTGGCCATAGCGACCGCGTCGCAGTTTTTACTGTTGAATTCGCGAGAGCTGTTCACCAAGCCGAGCTTGGTCCATTTAAAGAAATTCAGTTCAACGATGGTCAAATTCGCGAACTTCGATATGCCGCGCTCTTGCATGATTTCGGTAAGATTGGCGTCCGAGAGTCCGTTCTGTCTAAGCAGTTAAAACTTTATCCTCACGAGATGGAAACAATCCTCAACCGTCTTGAAACTGTTCGAGCCAAACAAGAAATGTTGGCTTGGAAAAACACGACAGAAGAGCTCCTCTCATTGATCGACCGCGGAGTTAAAGTCGACAAGCCAAAAGACTATGTCGTGAAAGTCGTTAATAAGATCGATGATTTTGCAAAACAATTGCAGCAAGTCCGCCTGTCAATTGTAAAAGCCAATCAGCCTCAAGTGATTGCAGGCGATTTTGACATCATCAGTCTGATATCTTGGATCAATAAAACGTCGCAAGAAATTGAACAAGCAATTCTGACTCCTGATGAAATCGTAAAGCTTTCGCTACCCAAAGGTACATTAACGGAAGTGGAGCGACGGGAAATTGAAAGTCACGTCACTCACACCTACCACTTCCTTCGCCAAATCGCTTGGACGGAAGATCTCGGTAGCGTCCCAGACATCGCTTACTCCCATCACGAAAAAATGGATGGTTCAGGTTATCCTCGCGGTCTGGTAACAGAACACATTCCACTTCAATCGAAACTAATGACGATCGCAGACATTTACGACGCACTGACTTCGATGGATCGTCCTTATAAACCTGCTGTTCAACCCGAACGTGCTATCGACATTCTTTTCATGGAAGGTCGAAGTGGAAAACTTGATCTCGATCTGTTGAAAATCTTCGTTGAAGCAGAGGTATGGCGCGCAGCGCTTGGAATGCGGCCTCAAAAAGCAGCGTAA
- a CDS encoding DUF1931 domain-containing protein: protein MAKKGAKKAAKGEVLIIASKMKDAIRKHDCNVSSDVVDALSAKVHSMIGEAVARCKDNGRKTVRGYDF, encoded by the coding sequence ATGGCAAAAAAAGGCGCAAAAAAAGCAGCTAAAGGCGAAGTTCTCATCATCGCAAGCAAAATGAAAGATGCAATTCGCAAACACGATTGCAACGTATCTAGTGACGTTGTTGACGCTCTTAGCGCAAAAGTTCATTCAATGATCGGTGAAGCGGTTGCTCGTTGCAAAGACAACGGCCGCAAAACTGTTCGTGGCTACGATTTTTAG
- a CDS encoding SDR family oxidoreductase: protein MVNTTPVVVITGAGSGIGAATAERFAREGWELVLIGRRPEALDLTAKRITQILLQDYPARKPLIHTIPVDISNLESVSVLNRWTKMSSGVANRIHALIHNAGIFEREKTASSTDVSWHRIFETNLFAVIRVTQIVYPLLKQNRGSVTNISSTLGFRPTMDTAAYSASKAALNNWTQSFAIEAAADGVRVNAVCPGIVDTPIHDFHAAADKAATLAKLGPIQPLGRIGQPSEIAHMVWTLAGPGSEWTTGALIAVDGGISLT from the coding sequence GTGGTTAACACGACTCCGGTCGTCGTGATCACGGGTGCTGGCTCTGGCATAGGCGCTGCGACTGCAGAAAGATTTGCTCGCGAAGGCTGGGAGCTAGTCTTGATTGGTCGACGGCCCGAAGCATTGGACTTAACCGCCAAGCGAATCACGCAAATCCTTCTTCAGGATTATCCCGCGCGAAAGCCTTTAATTCACACAATTCCAGTAGATATTTCCAACCTCGAATCGGTCAGCGTCCTTAATCGGTGGACGAAAATGAGTAGCGGCGTAGCTAATCGGATTCACGCTCTCATACACAATGCCGGCATATTTGAGCGGGAAAAAACAGCATCCTCAACTGATGTTTCTTGGCATAGAATATTTGAAACAAATCTCTTCGCCGTCATTCGAGTCACTCAGATTGTTTACCCATTACTTAAACAAAATCGCGGCTCGGTTACCAATATCAGTTCTACTTTGGGATTTCGCCCGACGATGGACACCGCTGCTTATTCGGCCTCAAAGGCAGCGCTCAACAACTGGACCCAAAGTTTCGCAATCGAGGCCGCGGCCGATGGCGTTCGTGTCAACGCGGTCTGCCCGGGCATCGTGGATACGCCAATTCATGATTTTCACGCGGCCGCTGACAAAGCTGCGACGCTAGCAAAACTTGGCCCTATCCAACCACTAGGCCGAATCGGACAGCCTAGCGAAATCGCGCACATGGTGTGGACGCTGGCGGGCCCGGGATCCGAATGGACCACCGGCGCACTAATTGCCGTTGACGGTGGAATCAGCCTTACATGA
- a CDS encoding 6-carboxytetrahydropterin synthase encodes MKRLYVSTRGFFSTAHFYKQKNWDTETNAKEFGLCFSEFGHGHNYSLDITFAVPRRIAKIETTYSQILRGVNSIAGVVLQDFDHRHLNFTHPDFISGERISTTEVITKVLESSISKQWAAKQWALEHWLEVEFLGVQVWETHLLAASTQKSLICVSRSEETWTALKIQHPIVLNSGESRSLAIAFFESPKREGRSSSLFIDAEKFLKNADGRFSSLENLCCALQENFGHDVLLSTKSDYFLFAGAEGAEAE; translated from the coding sequence ATGAAACGCCTCTACGTCAGCACGCGTGGTTTTTTTTCGACGGCCCATTTCTACAAACAAAAAAACTGGGACACAGAGACCAACGCGAAAGAGTTTGGGCTTTGTTTTTCAGAATTTGGACACGGGCATAACTACAGCTTAGATATCACCTTCGCCGTTCCGCGCCGGATCGCCAAGATTGAAACCACGTATTCGCAGATTTTACGAGGAGTGAACTCTATCGCGGGTGTGGTCTTGCAGGATTTCGACCATCGGCATTTAAATTTCACCCACCCCGACTTTATCTCCGGCGAAAGAATTTCGACGACGGAAGTGATCACAAAAGTATTGGAATCTTCAATTTCAAAACAATGGGCCGCCAAACAGTGGGCCCTGGAACATTGGCTCGAGGTTGAATTCCTAGGCGTTCAAGTATGGGAAACGCATCTTCTCGCAGCCTCAACCCAGAAGTCGCTGATTTGTGTTTCTCGATCGGAGGAGACGTGGACGGCGTTGAAAATCCAACACCCGATTGTTCTCAATTCGGGCGAATCCCGAAGTCTCGCCATCGCATTTTTTGAATCCCCGAAAAGAGAAGGACGATCTTCGTCACTTTTTATCGACGCAGAGAAATTTCTAAAGAATGCTGATGGACGCTTTAGCAGTTTAGAAAACTTATGTTGCGCACTTCAAGAGAACTTCGGTCATGATGTTCTCTTGAGCACTAAATCCGACTACTTTTTGTTTGCGGGAGCAGAGGGCGCGGAAGCGGAATAG
- a CDS encoding rRNA pseudouridine synthase produces MNDSPLVRVSKIMAERGICSRREADAWMEKGWVKVDGQIVSVGHKAKLDCQIEISPGAREEREDRVTILMNKPIGFVSGQPEPGYEPAVRLITQENHVLSRGEPTLDRRHFAGLAPAGRLDIDSKGLLVFTQDGRVARELIGENSEIEKEYLVRVKGKIVQGGLKLLNHGLELDGEALKPAFVEWINEDQLRFILTEGKKRQVRRMCELVGLGVLGLKRVRIGKVMLGHLPDGKWRFLRPDESF; encoded by the coding sequence ATGAACGATAGCCCCTTGGTCCGTGTATCAAAAATTATGGCTGAACGCGGAATATGCTCCCGTCGTGAAGCCGATGCTTGGATGGAAAAAGGATGGGTCAAAGTAGACGGTCAAATCGTCTCTGTTGGCCATAAAGCAAAGCTGGATTGCCAAATCGAAATCTCACCCGGCGCTCGGGAAGAGCGAGAGGATCGCGTAACCATACTCATGAATAAGCCTATTGGGTTTGTTTCCGGTCAACCTGAGCCGGGTTACGAACCGGCGGTGCGCCTTATCACCCAAGAGAATCATGTTCTATCGCGAGGCGAACCCACCTTAGATCGACGTCACTTCGCAGGACTTGCCCCTGCTGGGCGCCTGGATATCGATTCAAAGGGGCTACTTGTTTTCACCCAAGATGGAAGGGTGGCGAGAGAGCTGATAGGCGAAAATTCTGAAATCGAAAAAGAATATCTCGTCCGAGTAAAAGGAAAAATCGTGCAGGGCGGTTTAAAGCTGCTCAACCACGGGCTAGAACTGGATGGCGAGGCACTTAAGCCAGCATTTGTTGAATGGATCAACGAAGATCAATTGCGATTCATTTTGACCGAGGGAAAAAAACGGCAAGTCCGTCGGATGTGCGAATTGGTCGGACTCGGAGTGCTCGGCCTAAAGCGAGTTCGGATAGGAAAAGTCATGCTAGGACATCTTCCTGACGGTAAATGGCGCTTTCTGCGACCAGATGAGAGTTTCTAA
- a CDS encoding aspartyl/asparaginyl beta-hydroxylase domain-containing protein: protein MRVSNMIFERLDRGILSVDIGKLKAHIADHVLPLEPIMVGPYFGGWSVWSSDGDYKDGYQRGQLMYEPSFMPGSSIKEKAEALGIKPREMYRIPTSICFGYLAETVNHIRAIGLEPARVRLSLLKAGGQSTKHRDAPEGRYSIRLHIPILTNPQAVFSCDDEITHMPADGSAYIIDVSREHQVFNHGTSDRIILLADIVDRPWITQFHRRPL from the coding sequence ATGAGAGTTTCTAACATGATCTTTGAGCGTTTAGATCGAGGAATCCTTTCTGTCGATATTGGAAAGCTCAAAGCCCACATTGCGGATCATGTTTTACCTCTTGAGCCGATTATGGTCGGTCCTTATTTCGGTGGCTGGTCGGTTTGGTCCTCAGATGGAGACTACAAAGACGGATATCAACGGGGGCAGTTGATGTATGAACCAAGCTTTATGCCGGGTTCTTCGATAAAGGAAAAAGCGGAGGCGCTAGGAATCAAACCGCGAGAAATGTACCGCATCCCTACTTCCATTTGCTTTGGATATCTGGCGGAAACCGTCAATCATATTCGCGCCATTGGCCTAGAGCCAGCTCGCGTTCGCCTCTCGCTGCTGAAAGCTGGTGGACAATCTACAAAGCACCGCGATGCACCTGAAGGGCGCTACAGCATCCGCCTACATATTCCCATTCTGACAAATCCCCAGGCGGTTTTTTCTTGTGACGACGAGATTACGCATATGCCGGCTGATGGTTCGGCTTACATCATCGATGTCAGCCGCGAACATCAAGTCTTCAACCACGGGACGTCTGACCGTATAATTCTTTTGGCCGATATTGTCGACCGTCCCTGGATCACCCAGTTTCATCGTCGTCCACTGTGA